The following coding sequences lie in one Oncorhynchus kisutch isolate 150728-3 linkage group LG27, Okis_V2, whole genome shotgun sequence genomic window:
- the aknad1 gene encoding uncharacterized protein aknad1, with amino-acid sequence MDVPQRDCHSHACSCHSSAIQALQSEVSQLKRDLKEGLVQLPHLSQRMDYLTSRCRQNRDRRPKTRPRTHHKPAGSRQSLTNTNSKIEDWISSDMSKGTDGVESDRSGIMLPFHSTPLGGRRGSSKPYSCSDGPVKPQSRKHLNTASEENRSLETSNLTQPSPPALWHSYKNFSYRSPPPPGDMENVYSKGRYPLSSQPLQKPLLQVNYGSSCSLPAGFKVREQQSVSHHRRRSTQSDSALLPSNVYFQQTFPPALSPPRTGVIASRHKASRDEDINRTLDRAIEAARIMKRTTDRMAKSLSADLAKVELYRKLHGLHPLTGRNNTGS; translated from the exons ATGGATGTGCCACAGAGAGACTGCCACTCCCACGCCTGTTCCTGTCACAG ttcggCCATCCAGGCCCTGCAGTCGGAGGTGTCCCAGCTGAAGAGAGACCTGAAGGAGGGGCTGGTCCAGCTGCCACACCTCTCCCAGAGGATGGATTACCTGACCTCCAGATGCAGGcagaacagagacagaagacCCAAGACCCGGCCCAGAACACACCACAAACCAGCAGGGAGCAGACAGAGTCTGACCAACACCAACTCCAAGATAGAAGACTGGATCTCCTCAGATATGAGCAAAG GTACAGACGGTGTGGAGTCGGACCGGTCTGGGATCATGCTACCATTCCACAGTACACCACTAGGTGGCAGGAGAGGGAGCAGCAAGCCCTACTCCTGCTCAGATGGACCAGTGAAACCCCAGAGTAGAAAACACTTGAATACAG CATCAGAGGAGAACCGTTCTCTGGAGACCTCCAATCTCACCCAACCCAGTCCTCCAGCACTCTGGCACTCATACAAGAACTTCAGCTACAGATCTCCAC CACCACCAGGTGACATGGAGAATGTCTACTCTAAGGGCaggtatcctctctcctctcagcctctaCAGAAGCCTCTGTTGCAAGTCAACTATGGCTCCTCCTGCAGTTTACCTgcagg TTTCAAAGTGCGAGAGCAGCAGTCTGTCTCCCACCACCGGAGGCGCTCTACCCAGTCAGACTCAGCACTGCTGCCCAGCAACGTGTACTTTCAGCAGACCTTTCCCCCAGCTCTCAGCCCCCCCAGGACTGGGGTCATAGCCAGCAGGCACAAAGCCAGCAGG GATGAGGACATCAACAGGACATTGGACAGGGCTATCGAGGCAGCCCGCATTATGAAGAGGACCACTGATAGGATGGCCAAGAGCCTGTCAGCTGACCTTGCCAAGGTTGAGCTGTACAGGAAGTTACACGGCCTTCACCCATTGACAGGGAGGAACAATACTGGCTCATAA
- the LOC109871465 gene encoding uncharacterized protein LOC109871465, which produces MHLEDIKELIDRNVREQQLSPPHSSSTLLSLCGGPSLPGLLTPSLPPPMHEGLTLQIPGPCFSTGGYETVQREEDEEDEEEASEVHGHDGLDQSCDLTPADPQLNSTGHSSVSLRLSQGSLETVDITNTEEEEEEEEERSWTCSGLSERIARDRVLQYLALQNPGFQDRLWTTESLQQSPLSPDCDLGGSVSLAVEVSCSSCLKSQSQSITDHTLTTSQRIVSPETDSGLGSSDLSLQATGLSQPKLHTERLQLQPDGNSNPISMSDSEGSCTNLQTTMHQPVQVGERRPNPQRNVHSTGLTGKATPSLQSTVHLTRDIGERRPSLQTPAELQLCTTAVDHCVTSTTQSVPAGLHEGESHTTSQLSHHGPDCPFKTSHSITMDMPQRDCHSHTCSCHRSVSRY; this is translated from the exons ATGCATCTAGAGGACATTAAAGAACTGATTGACAGGAACGTGCGTGAGCAGCAGCTCTCCCCACCCCACTCATCCTCCACACTCCTGTCACTGTGTGGGGGTCCCAGTCTCCCTGGTCTGCTCACCCCCTCACTTCCACCACCCATGCATGAG GGTCTCACATTACAGATTCCAGGCCCCTGTTTTTCCACTGGTGGTTATGAGACAGTGCagagggaggaagatgaggaggatgaggaagaggccAGTGAGGTCCATGGACATGATGGTTTAGACCAGAGCTGTGATCTCACACCTGCTGACCCCCAACTGAACAGCACAGGACACAGCAGTGTCAGTCTACG GCTCTCACAGGGCTCCCTGGAGACAGTGGACATCACCAAcacggaggaagaggaggaggaagaagaggagaggagctggacCTGCTCGGGCCTATCTGAGCGGATAGCTCGTGATAGGGTTCTGCAGTATTTGGCTCTCCAGAACCCAGGATTTCAAGACAGACTTTGGACAACTGAAAG CCTGCAGCAGAGTCCCCTGAGCCCAGACTGTGACCTGGGAGGGAGTGTGAGTCTGGCTGTAGAGGTTTCCTGTTCCTCTTGTCTGAAGAGCCAGTCCCAGAGCATCACAGACCACACTCTCACCACTTCCCAG AGAATAGTGAgtccagagacagacagtgggTTAGGGAGCTCTGACTTGAGTCTCCAAGCCACAGGACTTTCTCAACCAAAACTCCATACAGAAAG gctccagctccagcctgaTGGGAATTCCAATCCTATCAGTATGAGTGACAGTGAAGGCTCCTGCACCAACCTGCAGACCACTATGCATCAGCCTGTacaggtgggagagaggagacctAACCCGCAGAGAAATGTCCATTCAACTGGGCTGACCGGAAAAGCGACACCTAGCCTGCAGTCTACAGTCCATCTGACTAGGGATATTGGAGAGAGGAGACCCAGCCTACAGACACCTGCTGAGCTGCAGCTTTGCACCACTGCGGTGGACCACTGTGTGACCAGCACTACTCAGAGTGTACCTGCTGGACTGCATG AGGGTGAATCCCACACTACCAGTCAGCTCAGTCATCACGGCCCTGACTGCCCATTCAAAACCTCCCATAGCATCACCATGGATATGCCACAGAGAGACTGCCACTCCCACACCTGTTCCTGTCACAGGTCAGTCTCAAGGTACTGA
- the LOC109871706 gene encoding protein AKNAD1, which yields MEGDPQDQEEDSDAQRRASSPQSSVLWEKCIRQSIFVDLSEDESLHFSDLEGSFTVHLSQAESAISGNSIHLSENLELSVSDSGESSTESSSCVSGQSERVVEGKTKSSGKWVSAQRPNTEQEQTIWEYENAGDTSDEEQEDLPHDGDLGSQYIKPSTNDSHKSEENCKIADVLSKDQAGALHSRHNVRDHFDLPAMVGEVNIIQGHMQIEVNTMNHVSITPPEGEGKGAFFDSTKPEAVPTCSSPVRKVPHPDITQLLLRHFSQDELFCSGSLIEAETLPEVSLLESMDETVLSRGPLHRSTGSPNNNNSGGAPRRSSTGGPSSESERSQSLQEEDEGKSVQMSPRKNLAEKNERRTASEGKNTRSAESYSSDVNSPQYSGISTSKREVPEQDSNGSNGSDLTKEEDENDEDEEEDQICRGPLVRTRSFSELKYGQGQVHYPLPDFSKVAPKVKIPKSTSVPVRPVSQSPSFLRAQSSPGMLGKSSALEVIHRVMEDSIQPSERPYVFRDQDKQTETSPGLVRHLQAEYDKLMTKYAEAENLLDQMRLGTKNQAPSDLTLDFDCGDQQDLPGPGGSHFGSMLFPNPPSPTGQFTHCPNQQNHSKQPSTSPTQTDQQSEGERMTRELRDIISQFLQKVDEFKTCLTTMSIAIEEQEMVFKSMMDSQDQLERRYISKKEEHRTLEMQNYFGLARNTGQFDPERLDVN from the exons ATGGAAGGGGATCCCCAAGATCAAGAGGAGGATTCTGATGCCCAGAGGAGAGCCTCTTCCCCTCAGTCCTCTGTGCTATGGGAGAAGTGTATCCGGCAGAGTATCTTTGTGGACCTGAGTGAGGATGAGAGTCTCCACTTCAGTGACCTGGAGGGCTCCTTCACGGTGCATCTCTCCCAGGCAGAGTCGGCTATCTCAGGGAACAGCATCCATCTCAGTG AGAACTTAGAGCTGTCAGTGTCTGACTCTGGGGAGTCCTCCACAGAGAGCAGTAGCTGTGTCAGTGgccagagtgagagagtggtggagggtaAGACCAAGAGCAGTGGGAAGTGGGTGTCTGCCCAGAGACCCAACACTGAGCAGGAGCAGACCATCTGGGAGTATGAGAACGCAGGAGACACCTCCGATGAAGAACAGGAGGACCTTCCACATGACGGGGACCTGGGAAGCCAGTACATTAAGCCCTCAACCAATGACAGTCATAAGTCTGAGGAGAATTGCAAAATAGCTGATGTTCTATCAAAAGACCAAGCTGGAGCATTGCATTCAAGACACAATGTTAGAGATCATTTTGATTTGCCAGCAATGGTTGGAGAGGTCAATATCATACAAGGTCACATGCAAATTGAAGTCAACACTATGAACCATGTATCTATAACTCCACCCgagggagagggtaaaggagCTTTTTTTGACTCTACAAAACCAGAGGCTGTTCCCACATGCAGTAGTCCTGTCCGTAAAGTCCCACACCCAGACATCACCCAGCTGCTGCTCCGTCACTTTTCCCAGGATGAGCTGTTCTGCTCAGGCAGTCTGATCGAGGCAGAGACCCTGCCGGAGGTGTCCCTTCTGGAGAGCATGGACGAGACAGTGCTGAGCAGGGGCCCATTGCACAGGAGCACAGGGAGccccaataataataatagtggaGGAGCCCCACGACGCAGCAGCACAGGGGGACCCAGCAGCGAGAGTGAGAGGAGTCAGAGCCTACAGGAAGAAGATGAAGGGAAGAGTGTTCAAATGAGTCCAAGAAAAAACCTGGCGGAGAAAAATGAAAGAAGGACTGCCTCAGAGGGAAAGAACACACGGAGTGCTGAGTCTTACAGCAGTGACGTCAACTCTCCTCAATATAGTGGCATATCAACCAGTAAAAGGGAAGTCCCTGAACAGGACAGTAATGGTAGCAATGGTTCAGACCTAACCAAAGAGGAAGATGAgaatgatgaagatgaggaggaagacCAAATCTGTAGAGGTCCCCTGGTCAGAACCAGGTCTTTCAGCGAATTAAAGTATGGACAGGGCCAAGTCCACTACCCACTCCCTGACTTCTCCAAGGTGGCTCCCAAAGTGAAAATCCCGAAGAGTACCAGTGTTCCGGTGAGACCTGTCAGCCAGTCTCCCAGCTTCCTCAGAGCTCAGTCCTCGCCAGGCATGCTGGGTAAGTCCTCTGCTTTGGAGGTGATCCACAGAGTGATGGAGGACTCTATTCAGCCCTCAGAGAGACCCTACGTATTTCGAGACCAGGACAAGCAGACAGAAACCTCCCCAGGACTGGTGCGTCACCTACAG GCTGAATACGATAAACTAATGACTAAGTATGCAGAGGCTGAGAACCTCCTTGATCAGATGAGACTGGGGACAAAA AATCAAGCGCCCTCTGACCTTACCCTGGATTTTGACTGTGGTGACCAACAAGACCTTCCGGGTCCTGGTGGAAGCCATTTTGGATCTATGCTCTTCCCCAACCCCCCATCTCCTACAG GACAATTTACCCATTGCCCAAACCAACAAAACCACTCTAAACAGCCTAGCACTTCTCCGACCCAGACTGACCAACAGAGTGAAGGGGAAAGGATGACCAGGGAGTTGAGGGATATTATCAGTCAGTTTTTGCAGAAG GTGGATGAATTCAAAACGTGTCTGACCACAATGTCAATTGCTATTGAAGAGCAAGAAATG GTGTTTAAAAGTATGATGGattcccaggaccagctggagaGGCGGTACATCAGTAAGAAGGAGGAGCACAGAACTCTGGAGATGCAGAACTACTTTGGCCTGGCCAGGAACACAGGCCAGTTCGACCCCGAAAGGTTAGATGTCAACTGA